The nucleotide sequence CAGTACGAATCCCCAATCCTCCACCCAGACAGAGCAAGTCTAGGGTTTCTTCGCATAAGCAGAGCGGCgatggcggaggcggaggcggaagtGGACTCCTACATTAATTATATgttgatggagaggagggaggtgaTGAGGGCTCAGGAGGAGGCGGAGAGGAGGATGAGAGGAGGCCCCGGCCGCAAAATGAAGAAACGGAAGACGGAGACGGGAAAGAGCTCAAAGAAGGCGGCGCCCGCGGTTCCGGTGGAGATGAGCGTCAGCGAGGTGGGGAGCAGCCCAGCGGAATCTGAAGATCTGGCGAGGACAAGGGAGATTGTGGAAGCAGCCATGGCCAAGATTCTGGCGCGGATGAAGGGGATCGTCATCAAGGAGCCGGCCAAGACGATGACAGAGGAGGACGTCGCGGCGGCGGCCGTGTACAGAGCCAaggcggaggaggcgcgcaggaaCGAGGACCGGCCGGAAGAGTCCAGCGCCCTCCGGAAGTGGATCGCCACGGGAGACCCCGAGGCCGTCAAGTGCCGCAAGGAGTGGATCGCGGAAGACATGGAGGCCCTGAGGCTCAAGGACATGGATCCCGACGAGGATACCTCCGACTGGCGTGCCTTCGAGGCCAAGGAGTTCCGCGAGTTCTGGGAATACCTTTATCCCAAATCCTTTGGTAAATTCGAGGACAACAGTAAGCTGCCAAATCGACTCTTCCCCTCTCCATTGCTTATTATTACTGCTACCTGTGAGCatcttgattgattgattgattgattgactgGCAATTTGACATCGATAATATGCAGCGCGTATCCCATCCATGCTTTACACGGACAACAAGTCGTCAGGTGGCACAGCCCACCCCATAAGAACTCTGCAGGTCTTTTCAGTCAAAGTTGCGGGACTACAAGATGGAGTGCACTGGCCGCTGCAAGTGTTTGGCGTCGTTGCTGCACGAGATTGTTTGGATCATAATCGCAATGTTATCTTCCAGCGCCAAAGGGATAACTGCCAAATGATCCACAAGGAGGTTTGTATTCCTGGCCTGCCGCTGACAGTTAATAGTTTGGTGTCTATGTATGTACCTCCATCAAAACTATTTGGTCTGATCTTTTCAGCTGCGCTATACAGTGTGATGATATTAGTAAATATATGGTCAAATTACAGATTTAGAATATAAAGTGGAAGGGAAAATAATTTACTTTTTTTTGTAGACTTTGCGAAGATGAAACTGTCtgtgcagtggcggagcttcagCAAGGCTacatgggccatggcccgcccagcttTGCACCACCTCCTCCTATTATAGCCGGCCCATGGGCCGGGGAAAAACCAATTTCATGCAATTTAGCCTACCCAGCCCGCCCAGGAATTTGCTGCAAGCTCCGCCACTGTGTCTGTGCCACATATATATGTAGATGTAGAATATATGATCTTGGCATTGTCATTGGCACATATATATGAAGAATTTTGGGGTACTCCCCTGTGTAGTTACTCCCTAGGCATCCATCGTTATTTAACCTTCCTGTGCCACAAGCCTGATCGGGTTAATGTGGATGCTTCAGAAGACATTTTGCTAATTAAGTTTATTAATTAAGTAAGCAATCCAGCAAGTGATGTGTTGGTTCAAACACCTCTTTAATTATTGGCCACATGGAACAAAGTTCTTGATCGGATAAGGATATTAATACCACCATGTTTATTATTCCATAAGATGGAACAAAAATATCTGGTTGGGGCACACTGTTTTTTGAAGGAAAAATAGTATGGAGCATGTATTAAGAAGTGTATCACATTTCAGGAGTATGCACTCTGTAATATGAATATGAACCTTTTTAAGAGTATGCACTATGCGGTATATTGTATTTAGAATATATAATATGGAGTATGTACACTTTGGAAAATGTATAGTTAGTGAGTAGTATATAGCTTTTTTAAGAGTATGGGAGTGTGGTAGAGTATGTGTTTATAGCTGCAGTATGGATTATATTGTTTTCTTAGAGcgtcgtgtgtgtgtgtgcgatttGGAAAACCTGTTCACTTGCCGGCATATAGCTGTTCTGCTAGTATGTATAGCTGCCAATAAAACCATGGCCCTGGCAACTTTCGTTCAATCCAACCATGGATTGTGCACACACCCTGCTTCTCAAGTTCTCCACCTGCAATGAAATCGAACTTGGGGTATTCCCTTGTATCCAGAGTTATTACACAGCCGGAGAAACAACTGGATTTTATTCTCTAGAGAAAAGTTGCTATGCGATTTAAACAAGAGATTAGACTACTCACATTAAGCACCATCAGACAGTGTCAACCAGTTGAGACTTCTTCCCTAAGTGGCTGTTTACCCATGTGGTCGATCTTTCCTCTCCTGAAGCTCTTCCTACCTCACCTCCTCCTCTGGCCTCACTCTCTCTCCCATCTCCGGTGGTTCCAGCGGTGGAAAGAAGAGGGATGGAGGCCTGTATCCCCCTACTATGATATTAGGTGTTGTTATCTTTCTAATAAACCAGATGTGCCAGTTAGTCTTCTCCTGCTCTTCCTTGCTCTATACCTGGTGGCTGGAGCTCTTGCAAGCAGTGGAGGATGGCTCCCTGGCGGATCTGCTCCTCTGCAGGGTTTGGCCCCTGGCTTCACCCTCCCATACACTTCCCAGCTGCCGCCTGTCCATGTTGATGGCAAGTTGTTTGGCTTGGTGGGTGTCATCGACGATAGAGCCTATGCAGGATACGCGCCTTCTTTATCCATGGCATCTCGCCGTCTGCTAGATCCTTGTTCAGCGACGTCCTCTtcctttggcctttcccttttgcCCTGGTATCAATGAATCTGTTTCATTCCCCAGTTATCCAAATCGAATTTGGTGCTCCATTTTTTTCTCCGACGGCTTACTttcgaagccattgatctgtcccCTTCCTGCTTTGGGAGGGTTGGTTCGTGGGAATGGCATTCCATTATTCCTTTTTCTTGGCGCCTCCCTTCTTTTTCTCTGGCAAATTGTTTCTTGCCTCTTATGCACTGGACAAAGGCCTTCCATTGCCTAGGTGTTTGATGGGACGGCGGCAGCGAGCGCCTGGGACAATTATAATCATAGCAAGCCGTGTGATCGCATCCCATTTGAGAGAGCGGGAGGGGAAGGGAGTGGGTGGGAGAATTCTATGGAAGAGCGCCTACAACATTTAGCCTACTCTTGGTTGTTCCCTTTGAGGATACATTGGACCTCTTTAGTTGTGCTCCCACAGGGCGTAGGTAGATTCTCGAATCCATAGCGTCCCCTAGTCTGTGAGAccatttttattttgtttgtacctGTTACTTTATCATGTTCTCTTGTAAATTTCTGCTTGAAAATGCTGAACACAGTTGTGATCTGTTGACAAATTAACCTTTGAGATACCTGTTTTCAGTAGTATATGAACACCCTAATAATATGCCCCGTTCTTTGTATGTTGTTTGCAGACTACACATGTTTTTGCAAGTTATGTTTTCATTGTGATGATGCTCAATGCCTTTGGGTTTAGTTTACATATGTTTGTTAACTTGCTTCAGCTTTGAAGACTTGAAATGCTTTCTTACCTATCTCGACTCAAATCTACTGGCTCTAAATTACATCTTAATTTTGCATGTCACGAGTTTACCTTTCTTCTGTGCTTGCTATCGACAGATATTTAATTTAAGCTATCTCGACTCAAATCTACTGGCTctaaagtggtcggacccttccccagaccctgcgcaagcgggagctacatgcactggggctgccccttTTTATTGTTTGTCGACGAATGCACATTCTCTCTTATTTTCAACATATATTTGTCatatatgttgctgtcctattTGAGATAAACGATACATTACTTACTAAATAATGTCTGCATGCAGAATCCGTATCTGACACTGACAGGTCCTAGCCGTGCTATTGTGGTGGTGGATCCTGTGTGGTTTGAGGTTGCATTGAAAGTGAAGGGCGCCACTGAATCTGAGGATAAAGAGTTGAGCTATCACGTCGATCCTTATTATATTTCCGGCTCAATGAATTCCTATGTGTTCAATCGCGTCAGGACTAGCAGGCTCAGCACAATGGAGTTGACATTGGGTGACATGGTTCACTCCGTGGAGGCCACCATCAGTGTGAAAGTGGTTGGCGGGGAGTGGCCACAAGGTTTCAGAGGTGTATTTACCGCCACTACCGCCAGCATAGACGAGGAGAAAATCGAGTTGCTTGGTTTCGGAGACGACAAATTGCCTGTTGCAGCTGATGGCTCGATACAGCTCTCACGAAGTGTTGTGTCTGTTGAAGACGACGGGCAGCTGAGAGTCTCTGTCATGGCGCGTCACCTGGTGGATCGATCTGTCCGACGGGATTCTGGAGTACTCGCAGCTAAGACATCCTCCAGAAGCTATGCTAAACTTGAAGTTTTCTCTTGTAAGATGGAAGTCACTGTCGCCTGGTCTCTTCTCCCGTACTGGCCACATTACCGTGACATGCCGTGTCCTAGCATATGAATGTGGCTTTGGTTTGGCTCTAGGTGCCGGCGGAAGTAGTTATTTATCTATGCATGTATGTATGGTTGGTAGCATGTGTTATGCGGTGCTACTGTAGCTTAAGCTGGGTGGGTGGTAGTAGGCCATATCCTTCTATTTGTCAGAATTACTATGTaatatggacagttcagattcgatGGTTGTTCCAGTCTTTTATACAAGTCTGTATATGCTTGTATGATGAGTTACGGCCGTGCTGTTTCGGTCAGCTAGTCTTTTGGTTCAGTCCTTGCACCGGGAAAATAATTATATCGACATAAGTTTATGGCCTAACAATTTTTTACGAAAAGCCAACTGGCGATCATCTGCTGGGGATGGTGGCATTTTGAACGGTTTTGCCGTCGTTTTTAGTTGTCTTGGGGACGGCAGTTTCTTCGGAACAACATACATTTTCTAGGAGGGCGATATCTTTCAACCTTCATCCTAGAAAATGTCAAACTGCCAAAACCCCCCGGCTAACTAAAATTGCCAGTAAAATGTTCGCACATGCCACCTCTCAGCGAACGGTCACTAAATAAGAGGGTCCATTTCTTGTCGATGTAATGCCTTTTGGTACTTTATATTGGTTAACAAGCAGGAAAATATCCCTATAAACCTGGTGGTAGATGAACCCTATAAATATTGTTAGGTTTTTTTAGCAATTCAgggaaaaaactgaaactttttTCGAGCAAACTTGACTTATTGTGCCAGTCATAAGAAAAATTGACAATAAAAGCTGCCGACAAAAAAATCTGAGCAGAAAAACAAATTGTCCTTGACAATATAGAGTGAATAGTACACCTAATATAGTGCCGATTTTGCCTTTGTCCTGGACCATACCCCAAAAGccatttcgcctccaatttttttttACGAGTAGGACAATGAGTCAAGTTTGTTGCCAACAAATTTCATGTTATTTCGACCATTTTTCAAATTACTATTTGAAAAAACGGGTcgtatgccccccccccccccttttccaaaCGTGCCCCTCCTTAACAAGCATAGTTATGTAGTATATCGGTACAGAAGGAGTACAAGATGTCCGACAGAATATCAGTCGGAGGATCACCGTCGGTCACTCTGCGTGCTTGAAGGAATAGTCCTCAAAACGTTTGTGCAAGGGTACGTCGGGTTGCCCGCTGGCATGagtaaaagttcatgaaattttcaATAATTCACGAATttcattttttttttaattttaaaaTGTTAATGTACTTGAAAAAATGTTTTTGAATTTCTAAAAACTTCATAAAGTTTACAAATGTTTTAAAATATCATGAAGTTGAACAAATCTTCATGAATTTTAAAATGGTTTtcgaatttgatttttttttgaggaTTTGGTTTTGGAATTTgatgaaaataaaaaaagaagaagagaaaaaaggaaagaagaagaagaagccagcagCGAAAACACAAGGAAAAATACCAGCGAGGAACCTCTATTTAGCGCGGGCACTATTTTTCGCTTTAAGCGGGCCCTAAGCATACGCATCGCTGCAGGTTTTTCAATATTGGGCCGGCCTGTGTCGCTTGGCTTTAAGAAAGGAAAGCACATGCAAAGTACGTTAGGCACGTATTACTTAAGGCAAAAACAGCTGCTTTTCCTGGTTTTCAATGTGgttttcattttattttgcttgagttattttacttctccgattttttcattcttttcttttcttccggaTTTTTTCCCGATATTGATGCTAGGAGAAGGCAAAGCACACATTTCTGCTCACACATATGTATGTGTCATCTTAGTTATAATACTATACATAACTGTTATGTGACATCTTAGTTACCCAAcgtgttatgctgccgaaatttctaaCGGAAATTCCCATGACTTGTCTAAATTTTGGCCTTGTTTGCAAGGAAACAAAAGCTTTAGGGTGTTGAATGCAAAATCTTAGGCCCTTATTTGTGAGGAAACAAAATCTTTACGGTGTATAATGCATAGTAGAAAATAGgagcacctcaaacataataaaaattacaacagGATTCCCGAAAATTACAGCACGCATCAGGTACATGTACCCAAAAATCGGCATGTCGTCGGAGTTCAACCTAATTTGCGCAGCGGAGGTAGAAGTACCTGAAATGCTCAAAAAATAGAACAGATAAAACGTGGTTCAAAGTTTTAAATGGGGTAAAATTGATTAAAATTGCTTAATGAGGCAATCCCTGTAAAAATGACAAAAGATGGGACAAAAATAGATTCTTTTTTTTCATACGCCTCCCAGCTGGGAGCCAGGTTCCATTACGTCATCTTGGGCGAAGTTATTGTGTTTTTttaacggaggcaaaagatttgcctcatcaattaattaagaagaagagagttgtCCAGTTAATTAATGGAAAACCGGGTGAAAACCAATACAAACAAACCACATGCGGACTACTCCCAAAGTCTAAAACCCCATGATCGCACCGTCGACTCTACAGACATTTCCAACCGCGTGCGGGATACGCGTGCGACTTAGAACTTGGGACGCCGGGCAACGGAGAGAgggaggatggtggaaagatactgatAATCCGAtgtggatgacatgtatgaaaaaagactgagaGATGTTTTATGTCCGTACCGAAAATGCAAAGAaagagtcaggctcgacccctttaaGGGTGGTAAATTCAAAGATACTTTCTCTCTTCTCTTACATATAACTATCTTCATTTTGTCATTTTATTCTCTTACAATGACAATGCTATAACAAGGGAGGATGAAGACGATGGAGGGGCATGCAGAAATATGCTGCTTTGTCTTCTTGCAGTGAGACGGTGGCTAGCTAGGGAGACATGGGCGATTATCAAGGATAAAAGAAGCAGGATATAGAATCAATATTTGTCCTTGTATGATCACttgttgtcatgtttggaaaaCGTTTTTGTATTAAATCAATTGTTTAAATAGTACACAAACATTCAACTAGTTTCCTCTATAATAAAATCAAGAGGTAATTACACCACTGGTGCTTGGACTTGTCACGAATGTGCACTTTAGTGCATGAACTTGAAAAATACATTGAACTGGTTCCATAACTTGGCATGGACGTGCAAATACGGTTCACATCTTATATGTATATGTCCACGGCCCTAACGAGGCACCCCAAGTGTCCTGATTTATGTGGAAAAACCCCTTGAATTGTTTTCTCCTTACATAAAGACCTCGGTGAGAAACAACAAAACTAAAATTACTAATTGGGTGAGGGATGAAGACGATGACAATGCTATAACAAGGGAGGATGAAGACGATGGAGGGGCATGCAGAAATATGCTGCTTTGTCTTCTTGCAGTGAGACGGTGGCTAGCTAGGGAGACATGGGCGATTATCAAGGATAAAAGAAGCAGGATATAGAATCAATATTTGTCCTTGTATGATCACttgttgtcatgtttggaaaaCGTTTTTGTATTAAATCAATTGTTTAAATAGTACACAAACATTCAACTAGTTTCCTCTATAATAAAATCAAGAGGTAATTACACCACTGGTGCTTGAACTTGTCACGAATGTGCATTTTAGTGCATGAACTTGAAAAATACATTGAACTGGTTCCATAACTTGGCATGGACGTGCAAATACGGTTCACATCTTATATGTATACGTCCACGGCCCTGACGAGGCACCCCAAGTGTCCTGATTTATGTGGAAAAACCCCTTGAATTGTTTTCTCCTTACATAAAGACCTCGGTGAGAAACAACAAAACTAAATTTACTAATTGGGTGAGGGATCGAACCTGTTACCTGTACCTCTCATGTGGGAGTGGCTAACCAGCAGACAAGGTGAAATTTTTTGTCATATATATATTCACACGCTTTTTATACAGCAGGTTGAACAACATAAACAAATTAATTTATTCGATCAAAAATAGTGCCGGGTCAATTATTTGAACCTGCACCCTAATACTATATAGCAGCAACAAATACAACTACCAAGAACATGTAATTTTACAAAGGATAAATTTATCTTTATATAACATAATGCGCTCGTGTGGGTAAAATGGACCATTTTCAACATTTCAGTTTTTTCCAGTTTTTGTAAAACTATGTAAATTTTATAATTGTGTGTtataaatgatatatatatataattaaattAAAGTACATTAAAAATTTATATGATTTAATAAAATATCTCCACAAATAATTTTAAAAtgaaaatattaaatattaaatgaAATTAATTTACAATTTTTAAAAGTGCTCACATTTTTAATGAAATATTAAAGTAATTTAAGAAAGTTTTGTATATTTAATAGATTCCCATATAATTCTATACATTTCCATGTTATAAATAAAATATTTATGTAGTACATAAAAGTGTTCATACTTTAAGAAAAAAAGTGTTGTTTTAAAAAGTTTATATAATATATAAAAGTTTGTGTGTTTTAAAAAAAAGCAAACCTAGTGCGCCCTCAGATTGCAGATCCTcacatgaataatatttgaataaaATAGACATTTTTATAATTCATAAATATTTAAATTGTATGTATATGTTTTAAAATGACATGTCAAATTTAAATTCTTTTTGAAATCATGTTTGTTATATAGTCATAAATATTAATTATACTTTAGAAACATGAGACCTTTTTGGTAGAAGTGGTATCCAAGGCTGATATATAACATTTTGTCGGATGTTTGGATCACAGACCCGACACTATTTTTGCTGGATTGTTAAATTCCTTTAATTTATGTTGTTTCGCCTAGTGTACATAATGGTCATGAATCCAGTTTTGACTATACAACTGTGCTGCGGTCGACTGGCTAGCCGCGAGCTAACAGTAGTTCACTGGTTCGATTCCCTACCAGTCTAGCTTTCAGTTTTATTTCAGCCGTTTATCTGTGAGGTCCTATTTCTAAGAAAATAGTTTTAAGGGGTCTTCCAAAAAATAGGCCGCACGCCCTGCCATTCAGTAGCTGACAACAGGCCCCATGCCACGCCGGAATGCTTTGTCATTTTTCTTCACTTTCCCATTTTGCCCTCCTGCTCGCTCTCTCCCCGACCGCTCGCGGCTCTCACTCTCTCTCCCCGACAGCTCTCGCTGTCTCCGACCCCGACCGCTCGCCCTCTCGTCGGCCAGTCGCTCGCCGGCCAGTCGCCACCCTCTCCCTCTCGTCGGTGTCTTCCTCACCGCAGTCTTGCACCTCACCACCCATAACCCTAGCAAACCGCCTCCCTCTCGTCGGTGAAAGGTGACATTTTTACCAGCTGGGGTGCTCGATTCGTGGCGGCGGTGCTCGATCCGTGGGCGGCGGTACTCGATCCGTGCTGGAGCcgcgggaggaggaggccaaggtggAGATCGTGGTGCGGGAGGGGGAGCTCGGCGAGACGGCGGCTGGATCTGAAGCGCGGCTGCTCCACCTTCCTCAGGGTGGCGGGGATCTCCGGCTCGTTGCAGAGGAGAAGGGCCCGACCGCTGGCGTCATCCGCCGCTTCCtcagggttggcggcggcgggctGCGGTTCCGGCGGGAGGGCGGCACGTTGAAGGTGCTGCAGGTGGCGGACATGCACTACGCGGACGGGCGGAGCTATGTGTTAGCTTGAGGGGGCAAGGgggcaatgcccccccccccccctcatacgGACAACAGACTGCAATAAGTGAGTATTGGTCTTGATTTCTTTTCTTCTTGTGAATCAATTGACTTGCCCTGGTTAGAATTATTTTGATAATTTAAATTCTTTGATGTTCTCATCTGTTACAATCTATCCGAAGGTTGATTGTCATGAAAACATTTGATTCGTTTGTAGCTCCTTTCATTTTCATATTTTCACTAACCATCACTTTACGTGACTCTATTAGAATAATCTCAGCTGCATGTTGACCTTTTGAAGTTCGGGGGTCATGCTGAGAATATTTTTCCCTATATAATGACTTTCCCGTTGCTTTCTTTTTCAAACTCACAAGTTTTCTTTTAGCTTGAAAACACATAGCCCTCACCACTAGATATTCTTCATATATCCATTAACGGTAACCAACTTACTTAATTTCAACATTTTTTCCTTCAAACATGCACATTGTACTTTTTCCCTGATATGTCCCAGGGGAATAAGAAATTCTTGATTATGTGTT is from Triticum aestivum cultivar Chinese Spring chromosome 1B, IWGSC CS RefSeq v2.1, whole genome shotgun sequence and encodes:
- the LOC123106173 gene encoding uncharacterized protein isoform X1, translated to MAEAEAEVDSYINYMLMERREVMRAQEEAERRMRGGPGRKMKKRKTETGKSSKKAAPAVPVEMSVSEVGSSPAESEDLARTREIVEAAMAKILARMKGIVIKEPAKTMTEEDVAAAAVYRAKAEEARRNEDRPEESSALRKWIATGDPEAVKCRKEWIAEDMEALRLKDMDPDEDTSDWRAFEAKEFREFWEYLYPKSFGKFEDNTRIPSMLYTDNKSSGGTAHPIRTLQVFSVKVAGLQDGVHWPLQVFGVVAARDCLDHNRNVIFQRQRDNCQMIHKENPYLTLTGPSRAIVVVDPVWFEVALKVKGATESEDKELSYHVDPYYISGSMNSYVFNRVRTSRLSTMELTLGDMVHSVEATISVKVVGGEWPQGFRGVFTATTASIDEEKIELLGFGDDKLPVAADGSIQLSRSVVSVEDDGQLRVSVMARHLVDRSVRRDSGVLAAKTSSRSYAKLEVFSCKMEVTVAWSLLPYWPHYRDMPCPSI
- the LOC123106173 gene encoding uncharacterized protein isoform X2, with the translated sequence MAEAEAEVDSYINYMLMERREVMRAQEEAERRMRGGPGRKMKKRKTETGKSSKKAAPAVPVEMSVSEVGSSPAESEDLARTREIVEAAMAKILARMKGIVIKEPAKTMTEEDVAAAAVYRAKAEEARRNEDRPEESSALRKWIATGDPEAVKCRKEWIAEDMEALRLKDMDPDEDTSDWRAFEAKEFREFWEYLYPKSFGKFEDNTRIPSMLYTDNKSSGGTAHPIRTLQVFSVKVAGLQDGVHWPLQVFGVVAARDCLDHNRNVIFQRQRDNCQMIHKEVLAVLLWWWILCGLRLH